The window ATACCATGGTGTACGGAATTATCAGACTGATTAACTTTGCCCACGGGGATCTCTATATGATGGGGGCTTTTATGGGTTATTTCCTTTTGAACAATTTAACCTTTATTGCAGATGGTAGCCTCCGTTTCTTTGTTGCCTTAGTCTTGGCAATGGTTGGAACAGCTACTCTTGGTGTGGTTATTGAATTCTTGGCCTATCGTCCATTGAGAAACTCAACCCGTATTGCGGCCTTGATTACAGCCATCGGTGTTTCCTTCTTCTTAGAATATGGAATGATTAAATTATTTTCAGCTGATGTAAAGGCCTTTCCACAGGCTATGGAGGCTGTGACCTTCAATCTTGGTCCAGTTTCAGTGACCAATATCCAGTTGATTATCCTAGGAGTAGCCTTGACCTTGATGGTTGCTCTGCAATTGATTGTAAAACGTACCAAGATGGGTAAAGCCATGCGTGCTGTTTCTGTGGATAGCGATGCGGCGCAATTGATGGGGATTAACGTAAACCGTACTATTAGCTTCACATTTGCGCTGGGTTCAGCACTTGCTGGTGCTGCAGGTGTTCTCCTTGGTCTTTACTACAACCAAATCGAGCCTTTGATGGGTATGACTCCTGGTTTGAAGGCCTTCGTAGCGGCGGTACTTGGTGGTATCGGTATTATTCCTGGTGCTGCTCTGGGTGGTTTCGTTATCGGTATTATTGAAACATTTACCTATGTGATTGGTTTGGATACCTTCCGTGATGCAATTGTGTATACAGTATTGATTGTCATCCTCTTGGTTCGTCCAAGTGGTATCCTTGGTAAGAACGTGAAAGAGAAGGTGTAACCATGAAGCAAAATCTTAAAGTGAATGCAATCTGGTTGGCTATCTTATTGGCTGGTTTTGGTCTTATTCAAGGCTTAGTTGCAGCTGGTATTCTCAACTTCTACTATATTCAGATTGTACAACAAATCGGAATTCAAATTATCCTAGCTGTGGGCCTAAACCTCATTGTTGGTTTCTCAGGTCAGTTTTCTCTAGGTCATGCTGGTTTCATGGCTATTGGTGCCTACGCAGTGGGTATTCTTGGCAAGATGATGCCAACTTATGGTG is drawn from Streptococcus sp. 29892 and contains these coding sequences:
- a CDS encoding branched-chain amino acid ABC transporter permease: MLQQLVNGLILGSVYALLALGYTMVYGIIRLINFAHGDLYMMGAFMGYFLLNNLTFIADGSLRFFVALVLAMVGTATLGVVIEFLAYRPLRNSTRIAALITAIGVSFFLEYGMIKLFSADVKAFPQAMEAVTFNLGPVSVTNIQLIILGVALTLMVALQLIVKRTKMGKAMRAVSVDSDAAQLMGINVNRTISFTFALGSALAGAAGVLLGLYYNQIEPLMGMTPGLKAFVAAVLGGIGIIPGAALGGFVIGIIETFTYVIGLDTFRDAIVYTVLIVILLVRPSGILGKNVKEKV